One region of Chryseobacterium sp. C-71 genomic DNA includes:
- a CDS encoding OmpA family protein, whose amino-acid sequence MKLSLAIVAFALAVPTVAFAQDSIAVVSNEGYPNTFSSGSANVSPFTQKSKRFNDWAISFGAGVPLVQSADLTSIKNGNGKNLFGYSAYVSIDKAITHAFGINLQYDRGETRQGWFNTKDSAPAGSTYQQVGARTQYDAISILGDINFSNLLRRVDNKSTFRWALHGYAGVGTLAYRAYQKDLSGQRLMTEIKPFKFGSFFGQAGAGLKFKVNRRLDLETRLMYVYTGDDEFDGGGAQYSTINKREDQISDNFFNATVGLSLKLGKHESHLMWHDPLQEIYYKLDVLADKNQDIEVCKKGDADNDGVCDDWDRQLDTPAGARVDGAGVALDADLDGVIDLHDKCVTVPGPVENDGCPLTPTTSPEGPVETVMEMNGIEFDLNSDRILPSNTPILNNAVSYINSSNGAYTVIGATDTRASDAYNQKLSERRANSVKNYLIKNGVDSSKINAVGRGEKDLKYPECDPATKCPEWKNRANRRVYFEAK is encoded by the coding sequence ATGAAATTAAGTTTAGCAATTGTTGCATTTGCGTTGGCAGTTCCTACTGTAGCGTTTGCACAAGATTCAATAGCGGTAGTTTCAAATGAGGGATATCCAAATACATTCTCATCTGGGTCTGCTAATGTATCCCCGTTTACACAAAAATCTAAGAGATTCAACGATTGGGCTATCTCATTTGGTGCAGGTGTGCCATTAGTTCAGTCTGCAGATTTAACATCAATAAAAAACGGTAACGGAAAAAACCTTTTCGGTTATTCTGCTTATGTAAGTATAGACAAAGCGATTACTCATGCTTTTGGTATTAACTTACAGTATGACAGAGGTGAGACAAGACAAGGTTGGTTCAATACTAAAGATTCAGCTCCTGCAGGTTCAACATATCAGCAAGTAGGTGCAAGAACTCAATACGATGCAATCTCAATTTTAGGTGATATTAATTTCTCAAATCTTTTAAGAAGAGTTGATAATAAATCTACTTTCAGATGGGCATTACACGGTTATGCAGGTGTAGGTACATTAGCATACAGGGCCTATCAAAAAGATTTATCTGGTCAGAGATTGATGACAGAAATCAAACCTTTCAAATTTGGTTCATTCTTCGGTCAAGCCGGTGCAGGACTTAAATTTAAAGTAAACAGAAGATTAGATCTTGAAACAAGATTAATGTATGTTTACACAGGTGATGATGAATTCGACGGTGGTGGTGCACAGTATAGTACTATCAACAAAAGAGAAGATCAGATCTCAGACAACTTTTTCAATGCGACTGTAGGTTTATCTTTAAAGTTAGGAAAACACGAATCTCATTTAATGTGGCATGACCCATTGCAAGAGATTTATTATAAATTAGATGTGTTGGCTGATAAAAACCAAGATATCGAAGTTTGTAAGAAAGGTGATGCTGATAACGACGGAGTTTGTGACGATTGGGACAGACAACTTGATACTCCTGCTGGTGCAAGAGTGGATGGTGCAGGTGTTGCTCTTGATGCAGATTTAGACGGTGTTATTGATCTTCACGATAAGTGTGTTACAGTACCTGGTCCTGTTGAAAACGACGGATGTCCACTTACTCCAACCACTTCACCAGAAGGTCCAGTTGAAACTGTAATGGAGATGAACGGAATTGAATTTGATTTAAATTCTGACAGAATCTTACCTTCAAACACACCAATCCTTAACAACGCAGTTAGCTATATTAATTCTTCAAACGGTGCTTATACTGTAATTGGAGCAACTGATACCAGAGCTTCTGATGCTTATAACCAAAAGTTATCTGAAAGAAGAGCAAACAGTGTGAAAAACTATTTGATCAAAAATGGTGTAGATTCTTCTAAAATCAACGCTGTAGGTAGAGGTGAAAAAGACCTTAAATATCCTGAGTGTGATCCTGCTACTAAATGTCCTGAATGGAAAAACAGAGCAAACAGAAGAGTTTATTTCGAAGCTAAATAA
- the sppA gene encoding signal peptide peptidase SppA — protein MKSFFKNVLANIVAIMILCAVFFFFFIVMIAFGSMSGEQSVSVKKNSVLTINLKTDIIDSPTEDQQSIFNMNKKNTSILIYDALEAVRKAKDDDNIKGISIEVDNLNAGITQIDDLRAAIQDFKKSRKFVYAYGNTVSQSSYYLGSVADQYYLNPSGGIELKGLATEVTFFKDFAEKYGIGIEVIRHGKFKSAVEPFLRNDISPENKEQLSTLLNDIWDNTSSKIAASRKMDIGQFKTVVDSLYGMIPDLSLQHKLADKLIQKAEYDEIIKAKLSLKGDDKLNKISLAKYIDSYSDKDKSGEKIAVLYASGSINNGDEYSDIYSEKYIKYIKELQDDDKIKAVVLRINSPGGSANASDEILFELQQLKKKKPLIVSFGDYAASGGYYIAMAADKIYSEPNTLTGSIGVFGVMPYFKDLANRNGVRSDIVATNANSAYYSSLNGLTPYGVNLMTRSVEGTYKRFVHFVTQNRKKSFEDIDAVGGGRVWSGTRAKQIGLVDELGSLEDAVKFAAQKANLKSYNVSSYPKKMSAFEQIFSDLNEDDISARVIKNKIGKANYEILEQITDKKLKSEVKMEMPYQIKID, from the coding sequence ATGAAGAGTTTCTTTAAAAATGTATTGGCAAATATAGTAGCAATTATGATACTATGTGCTGTGTTTTTCTTCTTTTTTATCGTCATGATTGCATTTGGATCGATGAGTGGCGAGCAATCTGTGAGTGTGAAAAAGAATTCTGTTTTAACGATTAATCTTAAAACAGATATCATCGACAGCCCTACAGAAGATCAGCAAAGTATTTTCAATATGAACAAAAAAAATACGAGCATCCTTATATATGACGCGTTGGAAGCGGTAAGAAAAGCTAAAGATGACGATAATATTAAAGGTATTAGTATAGAGGTTGATAATTTAAATGCCGGAATTACACAGATTGATGATTTGAGAGCTGCGATTCAGGATTTTAAAAAGAGCAGAAAATTTGTGTATGCTTATGGTAATACAGTTTCGCAGTCTTCTTATTATTTAGGATCGGTTGCTGATCAGTATTATTTGAATCCGTCTGGTGGAATTGAATTGAAAGGTCTTGCTACTGAAGTAACATTCTTTAAAGATTTTGCTGAAAAATATGGAATCGGGATTGAAGTAATCCGTCACGGAAAATTCAAATCTGCAGTTGAACCGTTCTTAAGAAATGATATTTCACCCGAAAACAAAGAGCAACTAAGTACGCTTCTTAATGATATTTGGGATAATACTTCTTCCAAAATTGCTGCTTCAAGAAAAATGGATATAGGTCAATTTAAAACTGTTGTTGATAGTTTGTACGGAATGATTCCTGACTTAAGCTTGCAGCATAAATTAGCAGACAAACTTATTCAGAAGGCTGAGTATGATGAAATCATTAAAGCAAAATTAAGCTTAAAAGGAGATGATAAATTAAATAAAATCTCTTTGGCAAAATATATCGATTCTTACTCTGACAAAGATAAATCAGGAGAGAAAATTGCAGTATTATACGCATCTGGTTCTATCAATAATGGTGATGAATACAGTGATATTTATTCTGAAAAATATATTAAATACATTAAAGAGCTTCAGGATGATGATAAAATTAAAGCGGTTGTTCTACGTATTAATTCTCCTGGTGGAAGTGCAAATGCTTCGGACGAAATTTTATTCGAGCTTCAACAATTAAAAAAGAAAAAACCACTCATTGTGTCTTTCGGTGACTATGCGGCTTCGGGCGGATATTATATCGCAATGGCAGCTGACAAAATCTATTCAGAACCTAATACGCTTACAGGATCAATCGGGGTGTTTGGAGTAATGCCTTACTTTAAAGATTTGGCTAACAGAAACGGTGTGCGTTCTGATATTGTTGCAACCAATGCCAATTCTGCATATTATTCTTCATTAAACGGATTGACGCCTTACGGAGTAAATCTTATGACCAGAAGTGTAGAAGGTACTTACAAGAGATTTGTGCATTTTGTGACTCAAAACAGAAAAAAATCTTTTGAAGACATTGATGCAGTAGGAGGTGGTAGAGTGTGGAGTGGTACTCGTGCAAAGCAAATAGGATTGGTAGATGAATTAGGAAGTCTAGAAGATGCTGTGAAATTTGCAGCACAAAAAGCAAATCTAAAATCATACAACGTTTCTTCTTATCCTAAAAAGATGAGCGCATTTGAACAAATCTTTTCAGATTTAAATGAAGATGACATCTCTGCAAGAGTGATCAAGAATAAAATTGGTAAAGCAAACTATGAAATTTTAGAACAGATTACAGACAAGAAACTGAAGTCTGAGGTAAAAATGGAAATGCCTTATCAAATTAAAATAGACTAA
- a CDS encoding OmpA family protein translates to MKLGLLLLATLPIATYAQDSIAVNTTDQYPNTFSSGSANIQKFDNKARKFNDWSVSIGGGPAFMTFADVTSFYDGKVNWGWNAYASIDKQISHTFGLSLQYSMGKTNQQAKLPNNPAAGVGTAWTEFNQVSLLGDVNLSNLLRRVDNHSPYRWALHGYLGAGFMGYETELIDSDASRWNVSPARIPIMIDQKLGIESFFMQAGVGLKYNVSKLIDIEARMMYINSFDEEFDGGGEGRALETPTGDRINYNLINDSYSDAMMTFNLGLSFKLGKHQTHLSWHDPLQEIYYRTHVLENTSNELVVCEKGDNDNDGVCDDWDRELNTPAGARVDGSGVALDLDLDGVIDLYDKCVTVAGSADNNGCPK, encoded by the coding sequence ATGAAATTAGGTTTACTACTATTGGCCACATTGCCTATTGCTACTTATGCTCAAGACAGTATCGCGGTTAACACCACAGACCAGTATCCCAATACTTTTTCTTCTGGTTCAGCGAATATTCAAAAATTTGACAATAAGGCAAGAAAGTTCAACGATTGGTCTGTATCAATCGGTGGAGGCCCTGCATTTATGACGTTCGCAGACGTTACATCTTTTTATGATGGAAAAGTAAATTGGGGATGGAATGCTTATGCAAGTATCGACAAACAGATTTCGCATACTTTTGGTCTTAGTTTGCAATACTCAATGGGTAAAACAAATCAACAGGCTAAATTACCAAACAATCCTGCTGCAGGAGTTGGTACTGCTTGGACTGAGTTTAATCAGGTTTCTCTTTTAGGAGATGTTAACTTATCTAATTTATTAAGAAGAGTTGACAATCATTCTCCTTACAGATGGGCTCTTCATGGATATTTGGGAGCCGGCTTTATGGGATATGAAACTGAATTGATTGACAGTGACGCTTCAAGATGGAATGTTAGTCCTGCAAGAATTCCAATTATGATCGATCAGAAATTGGGAATTGAATCATTTTTCATGCAGGCTGGTGTTGGTTTAAAATACAATGTATCAAAACTAATCGATATCGAAGCAAGAATGATGTACATCAACAGCTTTGATGAAGAATTCGATGGAGGTGGCGAAGGAAGAGCGCTTGAAACACCAACTGGTGACAGGATCAATTATAACTTAATTAATGATTCTTATTCAGATGCTATGATGACATTTAATTTAGGTTTATCATTTAAATTAGGTAAGCATCAAACTCACTTATCTTGGCATGATCCTTTACAAGAAATATATTATAGAACTCATGTGTTGGAAAACACTTCAAATGAGCTTGTAGTATGTGAAAAAGGCGATAACGACAACGATGGTGTTTGTGATGACTGGGACAGAGAATTGAATACGCCTGCCGGAGCAAGAGTTGACGGTTCTGGGGTAGCATTAGATTTAGATCTTGATGGTGTAATCGACTTATATGATAAGTGTGTTACAGTAGCAGGATCTGCTGATAATAATGGTTGTCCTAAATAA
- the fmt gene encoding methionyl-tRNA formyltransferase, giving the protein MKSLKVVFFGTPEFAKTALAAIHQSNHEVVGVVTVADKASGRGQKINQSAVKVYAVENNLHVLQPEKLRNPEFLQEIKSLDADVFVVVAFRMMPKILFEMPELGTFNLHASLLPDYRGAAPINYAVINGEEKTGATTFFINEKIDEGNILLQEEIQILPDENAGSLHDRLMEMGAKLIVKTLDGLSENSITEKPQPHVEQPKNAFKIFKEDTRIDFSKTSKEVHQFILGMSPYPAAFTTLKIGEEEKGLKIYGGKFEITNHEKTSGTLDISKNEFKIYTKDGIYYPLELQLEGKKRMNVKDFLNGFRNFDEIKMA; this is encoded by the coding sequence ATGAAATCATTGAAAGTCGTTTTTTTTGGTACGCCTGAGTTTGCAAAAACTGCTTTGGCAGCCATTCATCAATCAAACCATGAAGTAGTAGGCGTAGTAACTGTTGCTGACAAAGCGAGCGGGCGTGGACAGAAAATCAATCAGTCTGCTGTAAAAGTTTATGCTGTAGAAAACAATCTTCATGTTTTGCAGCCAGAAAAATTAAGAAATCCTGAATTTTTACAAGAAATTAAAAGTTTAGACGCTGATGTTTTCGTTGTCGTTGCCTTTAGAATGATGCCGAAAATCTTGTTTGAAATGCCAGAATTAGGAACTTTTAACCTTCACGCTTCTTTACTTCCTGATTATCGCGGAGCTGCACCGATTAATTATGCTGTAATTAACGGTGAAGAAAAAACCGGAGCCACAACATTTTTTATCAACGAAAAAATTGACGAGGGAAATATTCTCCTTCAGGAAGAAATTCAAATTTTGCCCGATGAAAACGCAGGAAGTCTTCACGACAGACTCATGGAAATGGGCGCAAAATTAATCGTAAAAACGCTTGATGGCCTATCTGAAAATTCAATAACAGAAAAACCTCAGCCACACGTTGAACAGCCCAAAAATGCCTTTAAAATCTTTAAAGAAGATACAAGAATCGACTTTTCTAAAACTTCAAAAGAAGTTCATCAATTCATCTTAGGAATGTCGCCATATCCTGCAGCTTTCACCACATTAAAAATCGGAGAAGAAGAAAAAGGACTGAAAATTTACGGCGGAAAATTTGAAATTACTAATCACGAGAAAACTTCCGGAACTTTAGATATTTCTAAAAATGAATTTAAGATTTACACCAAAGACGGAATTTATTATCCATTGGAATTACAATTAGAAGGAAAGAAGAGAATGAATGTCAAAGATTTCCTCAACGGATTTAGAAATTTCGACGAAATAAAAATGGCTTGA
- the ribB gene encoding 3,4-dihydroxy-2-butanone-4-phosphate synthase: MSDLKLNTIPEAIEDLKNGKIIIVVDDEDRENEGDFLCAAELTTPELINFMAYHGRGLICMPLPEKRCDELGLDIMVSRSSDPKETAFTVSVDLLGDGTSTGISAGDRAKTILALMDEKSKPTDFMRPGHIFPLRAKKGGVLKRAGHTEAAIDLTCLAGLKEGGVICEIMNEDGSMSRLPELYAFAQKHDMKIVSIEDLIHYQLKKGNLIERIEEREVKTAYGDFDFLAFRETSNDQIHFALTKGSWTVDEPVLVRVQSSDSYFDVLTRLNNGEKPLLEKVTSMINEEGKGAIIFINNVSNSENTLRKLQQFLNYQDGQQKHPTAAFNYRDYGIGTQILKNLGINKFKVITQNPNVKPQVGGYDVEVTEMVQL; encoded by the coding sequence ATGTCAGATTTGAAGTTAAATACTATTCCAGAGGCTATTGAAGACCTTAAAAATGGTAAAATAATTATAGTGGTAGACGATGAAGACAGAGAAAATGAAGGAGATTTTCTTTGTGCTGCCGAACTTACAACTCCCGAATTGATCAATTTTATGGCATACCACGGCAGAGGTCTTATCTGTATGCCACTTCCCGAGAAAAGATGCGATGAGCTAGGCCTGGATATTATGGTAAGCAGAAGCAGCGATCCTAAAGAAACTGCGTTTACCGTATCGGTTGACCTTTTGGGAGATGGTACTTCTACCGGAATTTCTGCTGGTGACAGAGCTAAAACGATTTTGGCTTTGATGGATGAGAAATCAAAACCAACAGATTTTATGCGTCCAGGTCATATTTTTCCATTGCGTGCTAAAAAAGGCGGTGTTTTAAAAAGAGCCGGACATACGGAAGCTGCAATTGATCTGACTTGTCTTGCAGGTTTGAAAGAGGGTGGTGTGATCTGTGAAATCATGAACGAGGACGGAAGTATGTCTCGTTTGCCTGAGTTGTACGCTTTTGCACAAAAACACGATATGAAAATCGTTTCTATTGAAGATTTGATTCATTATCAGCTTAAAAAAGGAAATCTCATTGAAAGAATTGAAGAGAGAGAAGTGAAAACCGCGTATGGTGATTTTGATTTCCTGGCTTTCAGAGAAACTTCTAATGACCAGATTCATTTTGCTTTAACGAAAGGTTCTTGGACGGTTGACGAGCCGGTTTTGGTAAGAGTACAGTCTTCAGATTCGTATTTCGATGTCTTAACGAGATTGAACAATGGCGAAAAACCTCTATTGGAGAAAGTAACAAGCATGATTAATGAAGAAGGAAAAGGAGCAATTATTTTTATCAATAATGTATCTAATTCTGAAAATACATTGAGAAAATTGCAGCAGTTTTTGAATTATCAGGACGGACAACAAAAACATCCGACTGCAGCTTTCAATTACAGAGACTACGGTATCGGAACGCAAATTTTAAAAAATTTAGGAATCAATAAGTTTAAAGTAATCACTCAAAATCCTAACGTAAAACCACAAGTTGGCGGTTATGATGTTGAGGTGACGGAGATGGTTCAGCTTTAA
- the folK gene encoding 2-amino-4-hydroxy-6-hydroxymethyldihydropteridine diphosphokinase, which yields MSQHKVVLLLGSNIGDKKNNLDTALERLKEVGDILQNSEYLTSEAVEFVSSNNFCNIATIIFTHFSPIQLLNKIKKIEIEMGRLNDSKISGGYTDRIIDIDIIKYNELKFTSERLEIPHKKHLFEREFSKILLKNFI from the coding sequence ATGTCGCAACATAAGGTGGTTTTGTTACTGGGAAGTAACATTGGTGATAAAAAAAATAATTTAGACACTGCTTTAGAAAGACTAAAAGAGGTAGGTGATATATTACAAAATAGTGAATATTTAACATCCGAGGCCGTAGAGTTTGTTAGTTCCAATAATTTTTGTAATATTGCAACAATAATATTTACTCATTTTTCACCAATTCAATTACTTAATAAAATAAAGAAAATTGAAATTGAAATGGGGAGACTTAATGATTCTAAAATATCAGGAGGATACACAGATAGAATTATCGATATTGACATTATCAAATATAATGAGTTAAAATTCACTTCAGAAAGGTTAGAAATCCCTCATAAGAAACATCTTTTTGAAAGGGAATTTTCTAAAATATTATTAAAAAATTTTATTTAA
- a CDS encoding ATP-dependent DNA helicase RecQ, whose translation MISSQDFQELKNKTLKHFWGYDTFRDSQGDIIDSVITGNDTLVLLPTGAGKSLCYQLPALLREGVCLVISPLLALMKDQVNQLKFRGIEAEYLSSELDDFDAEVIYNRCKDGLTKLLYVSPERLTNFHFIQQIEEIQLSFIAVDEAHCISEWGQDFRPSYQNIKDFRKNNPEIACLALTATATPKVLEEIKNKLELKKPNVFQKSFKRDNIKIFSEEISDKYQRIFNILKYAKESGIIYVRTRKDAELLTEYLHRNKISNVDYYHAGLTTKEKNERQNFWNNSDQNVLISTNAFGMGIDKDNVRFVIHFSPSQSIENYYQEIGRAGRDGKKSFAFMLWDQQEILNFDQILRNQIPNKAEFLKIISFLYSKFQVAEFELPEKVFQLNISGIQNFTKLSTAKIKNVLNFLHTQEIIYYNSNKSLSSLELSVKADEIDQIPQKDAYFIELLLRSISGITSHKVMFSEQKVSDKIGVSIHLIKERLKELQQKNYLEYIDGALASVKFLKPRDERVTTSIYWKLFEQIQKNKIQKWEEMKFYIEDSTYCKMKLILAYFGEKNSKNCGQCTVCEKNKRSIFGKNISSEITGLLAKKPATIEELSIQLNFHAKEDILEHLIFLLDSGKVKMLNFRTYALK comes from the coding sequence ATGATTTCTTCTCAAGATTTTCAGGAACTGAAAAATAAAACCCTAAAGCATTTTTGGGGTTATGACACCTTTAGAGATTCTCAAGGTGACATCATCGATTCTGTGATTACCGGAAATGACACTTTGGTTCTTTTACCAACCGGCGCGGGAAAATCACTTTGCTATCAACTTCCGGCTTTATTGAGAGAAGGTGTTTGTTTGGTTATTTCTCCGTTATTAGCTTTGATGAAAGATCAAGTCAATCAGTTAAAATTCAGAGGAATTGAAGCTGAATATCTGTCTTCAGAATTAGACGATTTTGATGCCGAAGTTATTTACAACAGATGTAAAGATGGTTTAACCAAACTCCTTTACGTTTCACCGGAAAGATTGACTAACTTTCATTTTATTCAGCAGATTGAAGAAATACAATTATCATTTATTGCGGTAGATGAGGCGCACTGTATTTCAGAATGGGGACAAGATTTCAGACCGAGTTATCAAAACATTAAAGATTTCAGAAAAAACAATCCTGAAATTGCGTGTCTTGCATTGACGGCAACAGCAACTCCAAAAGTTTTAGAGGAGATAAAAAATAAACTTGAATTAAAAAAACCGAACGTTTTTCAGAAAAGTTTTAAAAGAGATAATATTAAAATCTTTTCAGAAGAAATTTCGGATAAATACCAAAGGATTTTTAATATTCTAAAATATGCTAAAGAATCCGGCATCATCTATGTAAGAACCAGAAAAGATGCTGAGCTGCTTACAGAATATCTTCACAGAAATAAAATAAGCAACGTAGATTATTACCATGCCGGATTAACGACCAAAGAAAAAAATGAAAGACAGAATTTCTGGAACAATAGCGATCAAAATGTACTGATCTCCACCAACGCATTCGGGATGGGAATTGATAAAGATAATGTGCGCTTCGTCATTCACTTCTCCCCTTCTCAATCGATTGAAAACTATTATCAGGAAATCGGGCGTGCAGGAAGAGACGGAAAGAAAAGTTTTGCGTTCATGCTTTGGGATCAGCAGGAAATTTTAAATTTTGATCAGATTCTAAGAAATCAAATCCCAAACAAAGCTGAGTTTTTGAAAATTATTTCCTTTCTATATTCTAAGTTTCAGGTGGCAGAATTTGAACTTCCCGAAAAAGTTTTTCAGTTAAATATTTCAGGAATTCAAAACTTCACAAAACTTTCAACGGCCAAAATTAAAAACGTTTTAAATTTTCTACACACTCAAGAGATTATTTATTACAACAGCAACAAAAGCTTATCATCTTTAGAACTTTCAGTAAAAGCAGACGAAATTGATCAGATTCCTCAAAAAGACGCTTACTTTATTGAACTTCTTTTGCGTTCGATTTCAGGAATCACCAGTCACAAAGTGATGTTCAGTGAACAGAAAGTGAGCGACAAAATTGGAGTAAGTATTCATTTAATTAAAGAAAGATTAAAAGAACTACAACAGAAAAATTATCTTGAATATATCGATGGAGCTTTGGCAAGTGTGAAATTTCTTAAGCCACGAGATGAACGAGTGACCACCAGCATCTATTGGAAACTTTTTGAACAGATTCAGAAAAATAAAATTCAGAAGTGGGAAGAAATGAAATTTTATATCGAAGATTCCACCTACTGTAAAATGAAACTGATTCTTGCTTATTTTGGCGAAAAAAACTCAAAAAACTGTGGACAGTGTACGGTTTGCGAAAAAAATAAACGTTCCATATTTGGGAAAAATATCTCTTCAGAAATCACAGGTTTATTGGCTAAAAAACCGGCTACAATCGAAGAACTTTCAATTCAGTTAAATTTTCATGCAAAAGAAGATATTTTAGAACATCTCATCTTTCTTTTAGATTCCGGAAAAGTAAAAATGCTGAACTTCAGAACGTACGCGTTGAAATAA
- a CDS encoding LLM class flavin-dependent oxidoreductase, with protein sequence MKNFEISVLDLAPVKQGKSINDTFQDSLSLANFAENLNYKRFWLAEHHNMESIASSATSVLIGFIANGTKKIRVGSGGIMLPNHSSLIIAEQFGTLESLFPGRIDLGLGRAPGTDGLTAQALGRNPAIINEQFPRQILELQRYFSKENSNALVRAIPGEGLDIPLYILGSSTDSAWLAAELGLPYAFAGHFAPDQMDMAFKIYREHFEPSQYLDKPYIIACVNGVAAETSEEANFLSTTLFQAFINIIRNDRKPFPKPVEDMDSIWSPMEKTMVLKMLKFSFVGNQSEIAEQLRNFQDKYQVDELMINSHIYDHSKRLESYEIIKRAVDSLF encoded by the coding sequence ATGAAAAACTTTGAAATATCTGTTTTAGACCTCGCTCCCGTAAAGCAGGGAAAAAGCATCAATGATACTTTTCAGGATAGTCTGTCTTTAGCAAACTTTGCTGAAAATTTAAATTATAAAAGATTCTGGCTTGCCGAGCATCACAATATGGAAAGCATTGCCAGTTCTGCAACCTCAGTTCTGATTGGTTTCATCGCCAACGGAACGAAAAAAATCAGAGTAGGCTCCGGTGGAATTATGCTTCCGAATCACAGTTCATTAATTATCGCCGAACAATTCGGGACATTAGAGTCACTTTTCCCGGGAAGAATAGATTTAGGTTTGGGAAGAGCTCCCGGAACAGATGGTTTAACGGCACAGGCTTTGGGAAGAAATCCAGCCATCATCAATGAACAGTTTCCGAGACAGATTTTAGAATTACAGAGATATTTTTCTAAAGAAAACTCGAATGCTTTGGTTCGTGCAATTCCCGGTGAAGGTTTAGATATTCCGCTTTATATTTTGGGATCGAGTACAGACAGTGCTTGGTTGGCTGCGGAATTAGGACTTCCTTATGCTTTCGCAGGTCATTTTGCTCCCGATCAGATGGATATGGCCTTCAAGATTTACAGAGAGCATTTTGAGCCATCTCAATATTTGGATAAACCTTATATTATTGCTTGTGTAAATGGAGTAGCAGCTGAAACGAGCGAAGAAGCAAATTTTCTTTCTACAACGTTATTTCAGGCATTTATTAATATTATCAGAAACGATCGAAAGCCTTTTCCGAAACCTGTTGAGGATATGGATAGCATTTGGTCGCCCATGGAAAAAACAATGGTTTTAAAAATGTTGAAATTCAGCTTCGTGGGAAATCAATCTGAAATAGCTGAACAGTTGAGAAATTTTCAGGACAAATATCAGGTAGATGAATTAATGATCAATTCTCACATCTACGATCACTCAAAAAGGCTAGAATCTTATGAGATTATTAAAAGAGCGGTAGACTCGTTATTCTAA